The genomic region AATTCGATCACTTTTGGCTGACCATCGGCAGAAATCATCAGACCGGCATACAGGAAACCGACGTAGGTATTTCCCTCTGCGGCCATGCCGTTGACGGTCGGCCAAATCACCTGATCCATCACGCGCTGGTGGATTTCATCGGTCACGACTGGAGCTGGCGAATAAGCGCCCATACCACCGGTATTCGGGCCCGTATCTTTATCCCCAACACGCTTATGGTCCTGACTGGTTGCCATCGGCAAGACATTCTTGCCATCTACCATAACGATGAAGCTGGCTTCTTCGCCATCAAGGAACTCTTCCACCACGATACGGTGTCCGGCATCGCCGAATGCATTCCCTGCCAGCATATCCTGAATGGCGTTCTCTGCTTCCTGCAACGTCATGGCGACAATCACGCCTTTACCCGCGGCTAATCCGTCGGCCTTGATGACGATAGGTGCGCCTTTGCTGCGTACATAGGCCAGCGCGGGTTCAACTTCGGTGAAGTTCTGGTATTCCGCTGACGGGATATTGTGGCGTGCCAGAAAATCTTTAGTAAAGGCTTTAGAGCCTTCTAACTGTGCTGCGCCCTGCGTTGGGCCAAAGATTTTCAGACCCGCGCTCTGAAATGCATCCACAACACCGATAACTAGCGGTGTTTCCGGGCCAACGATGGTCAAATCGATGTGGTTTTCCTGGGCAAAAGCGACTAACGCTGGAATATCAGTGGCAGCGATATCGACGTTGGTCAGCGCTGGCTCAAGCGCGGTGCCCGCGTTTCCTGGAGCAACATAAACACGTTTCGCCAGCGGTGACTGCGAGGCTTTCCAGGCTAGAGCGTGCTCGCGTCCGCCATTACCAATTACTAAAATGTTCATTTCGATCAGCTCCAGAATTAATGGCGGAAATGGCGCATGTCGGTAAAGATCATCGCAATGCCGTGTTCGTTGGCGGCAGCAATGACTTCATCATCACGAATCGACCCGCCCGGTTGGATCACGCAGGTAATGCCAACGGCCGCAGCGGCATCAATACCATCACGGAATGGGAAGAACGCATCAGACGCCATAGCGGAACCTTTTACTTCCAGCCCTTCATCGCTCGCTTTGATACCGGCGATTTTCGCTGAGTAAACGCGGCTCATCTGGCCAGCGCCTATCCCGATGGTCATGTTGTCGCGTGCGTACACAATCGCATTGGATTTAACGAACTTAGCCACTTTCCAGCAGAAAAGGGCATCACGTAATTCCTGTTCGCTCGGCTGGCGCTCGGTCACAACACGCAGTTGAGACGCATCGACCATGCCCAGATCGCGGTCCTGTACCAGCAAACCACCGTTGACGCGTTTGAAGTCCAGACCAGGAACGCGTTGTTGCCAGCTACCACTAGTCAGGACACGTACGTTCTGTTTGGCTGCGGTTACCTTCAATGCGGCATCACTGGCAGATGGGGCAATAATCACTTCGACAAACTGGCGGCTAATGATGGCCTGCGCCGTCTCTTCATCCAGCTCGCGGTTGAAAGCGATAATGCCGCCGAATGCAGATGTCGGGTCGGTTTTGTAGGCGCGCTCGTAAGCATCAAGAATTGAGCCGCCAATCGCTACGCCGCACGGATTCGCATGCTTAACGATAACGCAGGCCGGCTCGGCAAATTCTTTCACACATTCCAGCGCCGCATCGGTATCGGCGATGTTGTTATAAGACAGCGCCTTTCCTTGTAACTGTGTCGAGGTGGCGACAGAGGCCTCGTGAATATTCTCTTCTATATAGAAGGCAGCTTGCTGATGGCTATTCTCCCCGTAGCGCATGTCCTGCTTTTTGATGTAGTTCAGGTTTAACGTGCGCGGGAAGTTACCTGATGGTTTATCTGTTTCACCGTGGTAAGGCGGAACCAGTGCACCAAAGTAGTTGGCAATCATACTGTCGTAAGCGGCAGTGTGTTCGAAGGCTTTGATCGCTAAATCGAAACGGGTTTCGTAGGTCAGTGAACCTTCGTTGGCATCGATTTCATTAATGATGGCGCTGTAGTCGCTGCTCTTGACCACGATAGCCACATCTTTATGGTTCTTGGCGGCGGAGCGAACCATCGTCGGGCCACCGATATCGATATTCTCAACCGCATCTTCTAATGTGCAGTTCTCACGAGCGACGGTCTGAGCAAACGGATACAGATTCACAACCACGATATCAATCGGTTTGATGTCGTGCTGCGTCATGATTGCATCATCTTGATCGCGCCGTCCCAGAATGCCGCCGTGTACTTTCGGGTGCAGGGTCTTCACACGCCCATCCATCATTTCCGGGAAGCCGGTGTAGTCAGAGACTTCAGTCACCGCTAAGCCAGCATCGGCCAGCAAACGGGCGGTTCCACCCGTTGAAAGGAGCTCGACGCCACGGTGGGACAGAGCTTGAGCAAATTCGACAATACCTGCTTTGTCAGAAACGCTGAGCAGAGCGCGGCGAATTGGACGGCGTTGTTGCATGATGATGTTATCCCCTGGATTTGGGTAGTCAGTAAAGAACGGTATGTGAATATCGTCTTTGTCAGAGCAATAATTGCGGAATAAAGAGAAATATTCAGTTAGCGTTCGCAGAAACACGACGATTTTGAACGGGGTGAATTGTAGCGAAAACGTTTGCGTGATGCTCGTCAATTTTTGAATAGAATGCTTTCTGTGGATAAGTTTGTGCAAAAAAAGGTATAAGGCAGGGTTTTGCTGTGGAATGCAGCAAACAGTCATTTTTCTTTAAAATACCTATTGCGGCCTGACGAGAAGTCCCTATAATGCGCCTCCACTGACACGGCAACAGCGACATGCAGTTGCGGTAACAGGAAAAAGATTCATCGAAGGCGGTCAGTAATGACTTGACTTCACAGCGGAAAAGCATAGTATATGCAGCCCGCGCCACCGATGAAGTGGCACTGCTCTTTAACAATTTAATCAGACAATCTGTGTGGGCACTCACAAGACCGTATCTTAACGATATAAAAAGTCTTGAAGAGTGAACAACAGTAAATTCATTACGAATAAACAGTTTTAATTCTTTGAGCATCGCTGACGAGTTCAGCAAATCAAACAAATCTTAAATTGAAGAGTTTGATCATGGCTCAGATTGAACGCTGGCGGCAGGCCTAACACATGCAAGTCGAGCGGTAGCACAGAAGAGCTTGCTCTTTGGGTGACGAGCGGCGGACGGGTGAGTAATGTCTGGGAAACTGCCTGATGGAGGGGGATAACTACTGGAAACGGTAGCTAATACCGCATAACCTCGCAAGAGCAAAGAGGGGGACCTTAGGGCCTCTCGCCATCAGATGTGCCCAGATGGGATTAGCTAGTAGGTGAGGTAATGGCTCACCTAGGCGACGATCCCTAGCTGGTCTGAGAGGATGACCAGCCACACTGGAACTGAGACACGGTCCAGACTCCTACGGGAGGCAGCAGTGGGGAATATTGCACAATGGGCGCAAGCCTGATGCAGCCATGCCGCGTGTGTGAAGAAGGCCTTCGGGTTGTAAAGCACTTTCAGCGGGGAGGAAGGCAGTAAGGTTAATAACCTTGCTGATTGACGTTACCCGCAGAAGAAGCACCGGCTAACTCCGTGCCAGCAGCCGCGGTAATACGGAGGGTGCAAGCGTTAATCGGAATGACTGGGCGTAAAGCGCACGCAGGCGGTCTGTTAAGTTGGATGTGAAATCCCCGGGCTTAACCTGGGAACTGCATTCAAAACTGACAGGCTAGAGTCTTGTAGAGGGGGGTAGAATTCCAGGTGTAGCGGTGAAATGCGTAGAGATCTGGAGGAATACCGGTGGCGAAGGCGGCCCCCTGGACAAAGACTGACGCTCAGGTGCGAAAGCGTGGGGAGCAAACAGGATTAGATACCCTGGTAGTCCACGCTGTAAACGATGTCGATTTGGAGGTTGTGCCCTTGAGGCGTGGCTTCCGGAGCTAACGCGTTAAATCGACCGCCTGGGGAGTACGGCCGCAAGGTTAAAACTCAAATGAATTGACGGGGGCCCGCACAAGCGGTGGAGCATGTGGTTTAATTCGATGCAACGCGAAGAACCTTACCTACTCTTGACATCCAGAGAACTTAGCAGAGATGCTTTGGTGCCTTCGGGAACTCTGAGACAGGTGCTGCATGGCTGTCGTCAGCTCGTGTTGTGAAATGTTGGGTTAAGTCCCGCAACGAGCGCAACCCTTATCCTTTGTTGCCAGCGATTCGGTCGGGAACTCAAAGGAGACTGCCGGTGATAAACCGGAGGAAGGTGGGGATGACGTCAAGTCATCATGGCCCTTACGAGTAGGGCTACACACGTGCTACAATGGCGTATACAAAGAGAAGCGACCTCGCGAGAGCAAGCGGACCTCATAAAGTACGTCGTAGTCCGGATTGGAGTCTGCAACTCGACTCCATGAAGTCGGAATCGCTAGTAATCGTAGATCAGAATGCTACGGTGAATACGTTCCCGGGCCTTGTACACACCGCCCGTCACACCATGGGAGTGGGTTGCAAAAGAAGTAGGTAGCTTAACCTTCGGGAGGGCGCTTACCACTTTGTGATTCATGACTGGGGTGAAGTCGTAACAAGGTAACCGTAGGGGAACCTGCGGTTGGATCACCTCCTTACCAAGAAGATGTGCGTTGAGTGAAGTGCTCACACAGATTGTCTGATGAAAATAACGAGCAGAAATACCTTAATAGGCTTGTAGCTCAGGTGGTTAGAGCGCACCCCTGATAAGGGTGAGGTCGGTGGTTCAAGTCCACTCAGGCCTACCAACTCTTCCGTGAGTGGTATCTAAGGTATCTGTAAGCAACGATGGGGTTATAGCTCAGCTGGGAGAGCGCCTGCCTTGCACGCAGGAGGTCTGCGGTTCGATCCCGCATAGCTCCACCATCACTACTCGCTGTATAGAAAATTTCAGAGTGTACCTGTTTGGGTGCACTGCGAAGTTTTGCTCTTTAACAATCTGGAACAAGCTGAAAATTGAAACATGACAGCTGAACAATTATGACCGCCTTCGGGTGTGTCGTGATGAATCAGTCTGTCAATGAGTCTCTCAAATAATCGCAGCGCGATGATGAATCAATCGAAACATCTTCGGGTTGTGAGGTTAAGCGACTAAGCGTACACGGTGGATGCCTAGGCAGTCAGAGGCGATGAAGGGCGTGCTAATCTGCGATAAGCGTCGGTAAGCTGATATGAAGCGTTATACCCGACGATACCCGAATGGGGAAACCCAGTGTGTTTCGACACACTATCATGACATGAATACATAGTGTCATGAGGCGAACCGGGGGAACTGAAACATCTCAGTACCCCGAGGAAAAGAAATCAACCGAGATTCCCCCAGTAGCGGCGAGCGAACGGGGAGGAGCCCAGAACCTGAATCAGTTTGTGTGTTAGTGGAAGCGTCTGGAAAGTCGCACAGTAAAGGGTGATAGTCCCGTACACAAAAATGCACAAGCTGTGAGTTCGATGAGTAGGGCGGGACACGTGACATCCTGTCTGAATATGGGGGGACCATCCTCCAAGGCTAAATACTCCTGACTGACCGATAGTGAACCAGTACCGTGAGGGAAAGGCGAAAAGAACCCCGGCGAGGGGAG from Pectobacterium brasiliense harbors:
- the purD gene encoding phosphoribosylamine--glycine ligase → MNILVIGNGGREHALAWKASQSPLAKRVYVAPGNAGTALEPALTNVDIAATDIPALVAFAQENHIDLTIVGPETPLVIGVVDAFQSAGLKIFGPTQGAAQLEGSKAFTKDFLARHNIPSAEYQNFTEVEPALAYVRSKGAPIVIKADGLAAGKGVIVAMTLQEAENAIQDMLAGNAFGDAGHRIVVEEFLDGEEASFIVMVDGKNVLPMATSQDHKRVGDKDTGPNTGGMGAYSPAPVVTDEIHQRVMDQVIWPTVNGMAAEGNTYVGFLYAGLMISADGQPKVIEFNCRFGDPETQPIMLRLRSDLVELCLAACDGTLDQKDSVWDERPSLGVVLAAGGYPADYNTGDVISGLPQQDAEDGKVFHAGTKLNGINVVTNGGRVLCVTALGNTVAEAQQRAYEIAAGIQWQGVFCRKDIGYRAIEREQA
- the purH gene encoding bifunctional phosphoribosylaminoimidazolecarboxamide formyltransferase/IMP cyclohydrolase, whose amino-acid sequence is MQQRRPIRRALLSVSDKAGIVEFAQALSHRGVELLSTGGTARLLADAGLAVTEVSDYTGFPEMMDGRVKTLHPKVHGGILGRRDQDDAIMTQHDIKPIDIVVVNLYPFAQTVARENCTLEDAVENIDIGGPTMVRSAAKNHKDVAIVVKSSDYSAIINEIDANEGSLTYETRFDLAIKAFEHTAAYDSMIANYFGALVPPYHGETDKPSGNFPRTLNLNYIKKQDMRYGENSHQQAAFYIEENIHEASVATSTQLQGKALSYNNIADTDAALECVKEFAEPACVIVKHANPCGVAIGGSILDAYERAYKTDPTSAFGGIIAFNRELDEETAQAIISRQFVEVIIAPSASDAALKVTAAKQNVRVLTSGSWQQRVPGLDFKRVNGGLLVQDRDLGMVDASQLRVVTERQPSEQELRDALFCWKVAKFVKSNAIVYARDNMTIGIGAGQMSRVYSAKIAGIKASDEGLEVKGSAMASDAFFPFRDGIDAAAAVGITCVIQPGGSIRDDEVIAAANEHGIAMIFTDMRHFRH